The Cucurbita pepo subsp. pepo cultivar mu-cu-16 chromosome LG05, ASM280686v2, whole genome shotgun sequence nucleotide sequence TTGATGGCActgtgaaaaagaaacaaaaccgACGAACCAACTTACGCCGTCGTCTCTTGGCCGCCGCCCTGGGTTCCGGTACTGACGAACAATCCGGCCGGAATGCCGGCCAATCTCTGATCCTTCCAAAGATCAATCGTCGAATCGAAAAACGACTTCATCTGCGCCGCCATGGATCCATACCTCGTTGGAAATCCAAACAAGAATCCGTCCGCCTCTACCATCTTCCCCACCTCAATCACCGGCACACTGTCGTCCTTCGCCGGAACTTTCATCTGCTCCAGCGTCTTCGGCGGCAACGTCTCCGGCACCTTAAACAGAACACCTTCAACGCCATCAACCGAATCGACTCCTCTCTTGATCCTCTTCGCCAATAGCTCGATGTGACCGTACATCGAGTAATACACTATGAAGATCCTCAGATTTCTCGCGATTTCTCCGGCCGGATTGTGAGATTGAGCGGCGGATTTTTGCTCCTGTGGCGGCGGAGGATGATCGGGATCTGGATCGGAGACGGCAATCGATGCTCTGTTCTTGCTAGGTACGCATCCACCGCCTTtgcccattttttttttgaaaatttgagaatCGGAAAATCAAGAGGAGTTTTcgataattaattgattgattgatgagAATGAAGAGGAATTTGAACGAAGATTGGATTGGACTTTGAGTTGACTGGATGATGATTATGTTATAGGTTGattgattcaatttttaaagttaCAGGTTGTTCTTTGACCAGAAGAggcaaatttgaaatttatggaaaACTTGTTCTTCATCGTTA carries:
- the LOC111795257 gene encoding probable NAD(P)H dehydrogenase (quinone) FQR1-like 1 — its product is MGKGGGCVPSKNRASIAVSDPDPDHPPPPQEQKSAAQSHNPAGEIARNLRIFIVYYSMYGHIELLAKRIKRGVDSVDGVEGVLFKVPETLPPKTLEQMKVPAKDDSVPVIEVGKMVEADGFLFGFPTRYGSMAAQMKSFFDSTIDLWKDQRLAGIPAGLFVSTGTQGGGQETTALTAVSLLAHHGMVYVPIGYTFGSEMTNIDTIRGGSPYGAGVLSGDGSRPPSSTELHLAHHQGKYMATLLKRSLPRS